The following are from one region of the Vitis riparia cultivar Riparia Gloire de Montpellier isolate 1030 chromosome 9, EGFV_Vit.rip_1.0, whole genome shotgun sequence genome:
- the LOC117921483 gene encoding casein kinase 1-like protein HD16, whose protein sequence is MPVLRSGVRRGRPAGAANQQEQREANPIEGEAIATRTRRRRAAAEAPKNRQQPAIDENLVAAGAAAQVRGKEEDGRRLDEARVGGAGGAQNDEVGKKKMDDFDSGGRSAEKAHVGEDEGSTAPLPEKVQVGGSPLYRMERKLGKGGFGQVYVGRRVSPINPSDRTTGPGALEVALKFEHRSSKGCNYGPPYEWQVYNTLGGSHGVPRVHFKGRQGDYYVMVMDMLGPSLWDVWNNNSHTMSIEMVACIAIEAISILEKMHSRGYVHGDVKPENFLLGPPGTADEKKLFLVDLGLATRWRETTTGLHVDYDQRPDVFRGTVRYASVHAHLGRTGSRRDDLESLAYTLIFLLRGRLPWQGYQGENKGFLVCKKKMATSPEALCCFCPMPFRQFVEYVVNLKFDEEPNYAKYISLFDGIVGPNPDIRPINTDGAQKLIYQVGHKRGRLTIEEEEDEQPKKKVRMGMPATQWISVYNARRPMKQRYHYNVADARLAQHIDKGNEDGLFISSVASCQNLWALIMDAGTGFTAQVYELSPYFLHKEWIMEQWEKNFYISAIAGATNGSSLVVMSKGTQYLQQSYKVSDSFPFKWINKKWREGFYVTSMATSGSRWGVVMSRGAGFSEQVVELDFLYPSEGIHRRWDNGFRITATAATWDQAAFVLSVPRRKPVDETQETLRTSAFPSTHVKEKWAKNLYIASVCYGRTVS, encoded by the exons ATGCCTGTACTGCGTAGTGGAGTGCGCAGGGGTCGGCCAGCAGGAGCAGCGAACCAGCAGGAGCAGCGGGAGGCGAATCCGATTGAAGGTGAGGCGATTGCGACGAGAACACGGCGGCGGCGAGCGGCAGCAGAGGCGCCGAAAAACAGGCAGCAGCCGGCGATCGATGAGAACTTAGTCGCGGCAGGGGCGGCGGCACAAGTGCGGGGGAAGGAGGAGGACGGTAGGCGTTTGGACGAAGCTCGTGTTGGTGGTGCTGGTGGGGCCCAGAACGACGAGgtagggaaaaagaaaatggacgATTTCGATAGTGGGGGTCGGAGCGCAGAGAAGGCACATGTCGGTGAAGATGAGGGAAGCACTGCTCCCCTTCCCGAGAAG GTTCAGGTTGGAGGATCCCCGTTGTATAGGATGGAAAGGAAGTTGGGAAAGGGAGGATTTGGGCAAGTGTATGTTGGCCGTCGCGTGTCTCCTATAAATCCAAGTGACCGAACTACTGGCCCTGGGGCTCTGGAG GTGGCCCTGAAATTTGAACACAGAAGTAGCAAGGGCTGTAATTATGGGCCACCATACGAGTGGCAAGTGTACAA CACTTTGGGTGGAAGTCATGGTGTACCGAGAGTCCACTTTAAGGGTCGACAGGGAGACTACTATGTCATG GTTATGGACATGCTTGGACCAAGCTTGTGGGATGTTTGGAATAATAACTCTCACAC TATGTCCATTGAAATGGTTGCATGCATTGCTATTGAAGCAATATCCATATTGGAGAAGATGCACTCCAGAGG GTATGTGCATGGTGATGTCAAGCCTGAAAACTTCCTGCTTGGTCCTCCGGGAACGGCTgatgagaaaaaattatttcttgttGATCTTGGGCTAG CCACCAGATGGCGGGAAACCACAACTGGTCTTCATGTCGACTATGACCAAAGGCCAGATGTTTTTAG GGGAACTGTGCGATATGCTAGTGTGCACGCTCATTTGGGGAGAACTGGCAGTAGGAGAGATGATTTGGAATCTCTTGCTTACACTCTTATTTTCCTCCTCCGTGGTCGTCTACCTTGGCAAGGTTATCAG GGAGAGAACAAGGGGTTCCTTGTTTGCAAGAAGAAGATGGCAACATCTCCGGAAGCTCTGTGTTGCTTCTGTCCAATGCCTTTCAGACAGTTTGTTGAATATGTGGTGAATTTGAAGTTTGATGAAGAACCTAATTATGCAAAATATATTTCCCTCTTTGATGGGATTGTAGGTCCAAACCCAGATATCAGGCCAATTAACACAGATGGTGCTCAGAAG CTTATCTATCAGGTTGGTCATAAGAGAGGCCGGTTGACTatagaagaagaggaagatgaGCAGCCGAAGAAGAAGGTCCGTATGGGGATGCCTGCAACACAATGGATTAGTGTTTACAATGCTCGTCGACCTATGAAACAGAG GTATCACTATAATGTGGCAGATGCGAGACTTGCCCAACATATCGACAAGGGTAATGAAGATGGCTTATTTATCAGCAGTGTAGCGTCTTGTCAAAATTTGTGGGCGCTAATTATGGATGCAGGCACTGGTTTTACTGCACAAGTTTATGAGCTTTCACCCTATTTTCTTCACAAG GAATGGATAATGGAACAGTGGGAGAAAAACTTCTATATCAGTGCAATAGCAGGAGCTACTAATGGGAGCTCACTAGTTGTAATGTCTAAGG GTACACAATACTTGCAACAGTCTTACAAAGTTAGTGATTCATTTCCCTTCAAgtggataaataaaaaatggagggAGGGTTTCTATGTCACCTCTATGGCCACCTCAGGGAGTAGATGGGGAGTTGTTATGTCTCGTGGTGCAGGATTTTCAGAACAG GTTGTTGAACTGGATTTTCTTTACCCTAGCGAAGGTATTCATCGACGGTGGGATAATGGTTTCCGTATTACAGCAACTGCAGCAACTTGGGATCAGGCTGCTTTTGTTCTTAGTGTGCCGAGAAGAAAACCTGTAGATGAAACACAGGAGACACTTCGAACTTCAGCATTTCCTAGTACACATGTtaag GAGAAATGGGCAAAAAATCTCTATATTGCGTCCGTTTGTTATGGCCGTACAGTTTCATGA